In Rhodamnia argentea isolate NSW1041297 chromosome 4, ASM2092103v1, whole genome shotgun sequence, the following proteins share a genomic window:
- the LOC115756148 gene encoding proteasome subunit beta type-6 yields the protein MEPNLNEPHSMGTTIIGVTYNGGVVLGADSRTSTGMYIANRASDKITQLTDNVYICRSGSAADSQIVSDYVRYFLHQHTVQLGQPATVKVAANLVRLISYNNKNMLQTGLIVGGWDKYEGGKIYGIPLGGTLIEQPFAIGGSGSSYLYGFFDQAWREGMTKDEAEQLVVKAVSLAIARDGASGGVVRTVIINSEGVTRNFYPGDTLPLWHEELPPQNSLLDILSAPSPEPMST from the exons ATGGAGCCCAACTTGAACGAGCCCCACTCGATGGGCACCACCATCATCGGAGTCACCTACAATGGCGGCGTCGTCCTCGGCGCCGATTCTCGAACCAGCACCG GGATGTATATTGCCAACCGAGCGTCGGACAAAATTACGCAGCTCACGGATAATGTGTATATCTGCCGCTCTGGATCG GCGGCGGATTCTCAGATTGTCTCTGACTATGTCCGTTATTTCCTCCATCAACACAC TGTACAGCTGGGTCAGCCTGCAACTGTGAAAGTTGCTGCAAATCTTGTCAGGCTGATATCTTACAACAACAAG AACATGTTACAAACTGGACTTATTGTTGGCGGGTGGGACAAGTATGAAGGAGGTAAAATCTACGGAATACCTCTTGGGGGTACACTCATAGAGCAGCCTTTTGCTATTGGAg GATCTGGCTCCAGCTACTTGTATGGATTCTTTGATCAAGCTTGGAGGGAAGGGATGACCAAGGATGAGGCTGAG CAACTTGTGGTCAAGGCTGTTTCCCTTGCAATTGCACGAGATGGTGCTAGTGGCGGTGTTGTTCGCACTGTTATT ATAAATTCTGAGGGAGTGACAAGAAACTTCTACCCTGGTGACACCCTTCCATTGTGGCATGAGGAGCTGCCACCTCAGAACTCACTGCTCGATATTCTGAGTGCTCCTAGTCCTGAGCCAATGAGCACCTAA
- the LOC115756149 gene encoding gamma-glutamylcyclotransferase 2-1, producing the protein MVFWVFGYGSLAWNPGFEFDEKIMGFIKDYKRVFDLACIDHRGTPDHPARTCTLEEAEGSICWGVAYCVSGGPERERAAMEYLERRECEYDKKTLVDFYKTEDSSQPTLQGVIVFTSTPDKISNKYYLGPAPLEDMARQIATASGPCGNNRDYLFRLEKALFDIGHEDDHIIELANEVRKVLGTAGKIDKKLVGPSRIPLKDNVPSLKLRPLQEAIATDSS; encoded by the exons ATGgtgttttgggtttttggttatGGTTCACTGGCGTGGAACCCCGGATTTGAGTTTGATGAGAAAATTATGGGCTTTATCAAGGACTACAAGCGTGTGTTTGATCTCG CATGCATTGATCATAGAGGTACACCCGACCATCCTGCTAGGACATGCACTTTGGAAGAAGCTGAAGGATCCATCTGC TGGGGTGTTGCTTATTGTGTGAGCGGTGGCCCTGAAAGGGAAAGAGCAGCAATGGAG TATCTGGAGCGGAGAGAGTGTGAGTATGACAAGAAGACTCTGGTCGATTTTTACAAG ACAGAGGATAGTTCGCAACCGACTTTGCAAGGAGTTATAGT CTTTACGTCCACTCCGGACAAAATATCTAACAAATATTATCTGGGTCCTGCTCCGTTGGAGGACATGGCAAG GCAAATCGCAACTGCTTCTGGACCTTGTGGAAACAATAGAGACTATCTATTCCGACTAGAGAAGGCCTTGTTTGATATTG GACATGAAGACGACCATATCATCGAACTTGCAAACGAAGTAAGGAAAGTTCTTGGAACTGCGGGGAAGATTGATAAGAAGTTGGTTGGGCCATCCCGCATCCCATTGAAGGACAACGTACCGTCCCTGAAGCTGCGTCCGCTTCAGGAAGCCATAGCCACGGACTCCTCGTGA